In Trichoderma atroviride chromosome 2, complete sequence, one DNA window encodes the following:
- a CDS encoding uncharacterized protein (BUSCO:EOG092D00R3) → MADSANGVQNGANGRTVPVANGSMTYAEKHKIADHFIGGNRLANAPASKVKDFVAEHNGHTVITNVLIANNGIAAVKEIRSVRKWAYETFGDERAIHFTVMATPEDLQANADYIRMADHYVEVPGGTNNHNYANVELIVDIAERMDVHAVWAGWGHASENPKLPESLAASPKKIVFIGPPGSAMRSLGDKISSTIVAQHANVPCIPWSGTGVDTVEIDDKGIVTVAEDVYAKGCVNSWQEGLEKAKQIGFPVMVKASEGGGGKGIRKVTNEEEFEALYKAAASEIPGSPIFIMKLAGNARHLEVQLLADQYGNNISLFGRDCSVQRRHQKIIEEAPVTIAKADTFKAMEDAAVRLGQLVGYVSAGTVEYLYSHADDKFYFLELNPRLQVEHPTTEMVSGVNLPAAQLQIAMGIPLHRIRDIRLLYGVDPRTSSDIDFDFKLEGTVESQRRPQPKGHCTACRITSEDPGEGFKPSNGVMHELNFRSSSNVWGYFSVGTQGGIHSFSDSQFGHIFAYGENRQASRKHMVIALKELSIRGDFRTTVEYLIKLLETEAFEDNTISTGWLDELISKRLTAERPDTMLAVVCGAITRAHITSEALLAEYRSGLEKGQVPSKEIMKTVFTIDFIYEGFRYKFTATRAGLDTYHLFINGSKCSVGVRALSDGGLLILLDGHSHNVYWKEEVGATRLSVDSKTCLLEQENDPTQLRTPSPGKLVKYSVENGSHIKAGQTFAEVEVMKMYMPLVAQEDGIVQLIKQPGATLEAGDILGILALDDPSRVKQAQAFVGQLPAYGEPVVVGTKPAQRFVQYHNVLVNILNGFDNSVVMADTLKKLIEVLRDPELPYSEWNAHFAALHARMPQKLDTLFTQIVERGRARTGEFPAKALSKAFSKFLEENVEAGDAGLLRTTLAPLTEVLDNYAEGQKVRELNVINNLLESYWAVENLFQSRAQEESVILNLRDQNKENMAKVVQIVLSHSRMSSKNSLVIAILEEYRPNKPNVGNVNKYLRESLRKLTELSSRATSKVSLKAREIMIQCSLPSLEERTSQMEHILRSSVVDSRYGESGWDHREPSLEVIKEVVDSKYTVFDVLTSFFAHEDPWVSLASLEVYVRRAYRAYMLQSIEYHNDESDNPLYVSWDFQLRKIGNNEFGVPVQSAAPSTPGTPSGLELNRIHSISDMSYLTSKVNSGPSRKGVMVPVKYIDDAEEMLQKALETLNFYNKQKKQNSQSNLLADLSGKRKPFAALRKEFQSRNNGDELSAVINVAVRDTESTDDEDILSRIVPIVQGLKAELLVRGVRRLTFICGRSDGSYPSYYTFRGPDYEEDDSIRHSEPALSFQLELARLANFRIKPQFTGNGNIHVYEAIGKTVDSDKRYFTRAVIRPGRLRDEIPTAEYLISEADRVINDIFDALEIIGNNNSDLNHIFMNFTPVFQLDPATVEQSLQGFLDRFGARAWRLRVAQVEIRIVCTDPQTGIPYPLRVTITNTSGYVVDVDLYAERKSEKDDWVFHSIGGTKEKGPLHLLSVSTPYATKNWLQPKRYKAHLMGTQYVYDFPELFRQAIQNSWAKAVKRQPALAPQQPKVGDCITFTELVLDDKDNLDEVNREPGTNTCGMVGWIIKAKTPEYPTGRRFIIVANDITYNIGSFGPKEDNFFYKCTELARKLGIPRIYLSANSGARLGLANELMPHFKVAWNDATKHEGGFRYLYLDEKAKDRFKDTVITEEVVEDGETRYKIVTIVGQEDGLGVECLRGSGLIAGATSQAYNDIFTITLVTCRSVGIGAYLVRLGQRAVQIEGQPIILTGAPALNNLLGREVYTSNLQLGGTQIMYRNGVSHMTANDDFEGVSKIVEWMAFVPEKRGNPVPVSPSLDAWDRDVTYYPPQKQPYDVRWLIGGREEDDGSFQSGLFDKDSFVEALGGWARTVVVGRARLGGIPMGVIAVETRSVENITPADPANPDSTEQISNEAGGVWYPNSAFKTAQAINDFNNGEQLPLMILANWRGFSGGQRDMYNEVLKYGSFIVDALVKYEQPIFVYIPPFGELRGGSWVVVDPTINPNAMEMYADTEARGGVLEPEGMIGIKYRKDKQLETMARLDPAYAELKKKLEDKTLSSEDAESIKQQLVAREKQLLPVYSQIAVQFADLHDRAGRMKAKGVIRDSLDWVNARRYFYWRLRRRITEEYILKRMNTSILPTPQPNTSKATEARTQGLKLLESWSGIAGWDKKDQEVAEWYEKETQSIAQKVEALKADRLAAELAEAVRSNEKAGWKGIRELLRVMPVEEREAVFTYLKE, encoded by the exons atggcagatTCAGCAAACGGCGTCCAGAACGGCGCCAATGGCCGGACGGTGCCTGTTGCCAACGGCAGCATGACCTACGCCGAGAAGCACAAGATCGCAGACCACTTCATTGGAGGCAACCGGCTGGCAAATGCCCCCGCCAGCAAGGTCAAGGATTTTGTGGCCGAGCACAACGGCCACACTGTCATTACAAAC GTTCTGATCGCCAACAACGGTatcgccgccgtcaaggagATTCGCTCAGTTCGGAAATGGGCCTACGAGACGTTTGGCGACGAGAGGGCCATCCACTTCACCGTCATGGCCACGCCCGAAGATTTACAAGCCAATGCCGATTACATTCGAATGGCTGACCACTACGTCGAGGTTCCCGGCGGCACCAACAACCACAACTATGCCAACGTCGAGCTGATTGTGGACATTGCCGAGCGCATGGATGTTCATGCCGTCTGGGCTGGTTG GGGTCACGCCTCCGAAAACCCAAAGCTCCCAGAATCTCTCGCCGCATCGCCCAAGAAGATCGTCTTCATTGGTCCGCCCGGCTCTGCCATGCGATCACTGGGTGACAAGATTTCCTCCACAATCGTCGCACAGCACGCCAACGTGCCCTGCATTCCTTGGTCCGGAACCGGCGTCGACACTGTCGAGATCGATGACAAGGGCATCGTCACCGTTGCCGAAGACGTCTACGCCAAGGGCTGCGTCAACTCATGGCAGGAGGGTCTGGAGAAGGCAAAGCAGATTGGCTTCCCCGTCATGGTCAAGGCCTCCgagggtggtggtggcaagGGTATCCGAAAGGTTACCAACGAGGAAGAGTTCGAGGCTCTGtacaaggctgctgctagcgAGATTCCTGGCtcgcccatcttcatcatgaagctggctggaaACGCCAGACATCTGGAGgtccagctgctggccgaTCAGTACGGCAACAACATTTCCCTGTTTGGCCGTGATTGTTCCGTCCAGCGTCGCCACCAGAAGATTATCGAAGAGGCACCCGTCACCATTGCCAAGGCTGATACCTTCAAGGCCATGGAGGACGCTGCCGTTCGACTGGGTCAGCTTGTCGGCTACGTCTCTGCCGGTACTGTCGAATACCTGTATTCGCATGCCGACGACAAATTCTACTTCCTCGAGCTTAACCCCCGTCTCCAGGTCGAACATCCCACCACTGAAATGGTCAGCGGTGTCAACCTGCCGGCTGCTCAGCTCCAGATTGCCATGGGTATCCCCCTGCACAGAATCCGCGACATCAGACTGCTGTACGGCGTGGATCCCCGAACTTCCAGCGACATCGATTTCGATTTCAAGCTGGAGGGCACTGTCGAGTCTCAGCGCCGACCTCAGCCCAAGGGCCACTGCACTGCCTGCCGTATCACCTCCGAGGACCCTGGCGAGGGCTTCAAGCCTTCCAACGGTGTCATGCACGAGCTCAACTTCCGTTCCAGCTCAAACGTGTGGGGTTACTTCTCCGTCGGTACCCAGGGTGGAATTCACAGTTTCTCCGACAGTCAGTTCGGTCACATCTTCGCCTATGGTGAGAACCGACAGGCTTCACGGAAGCACATGGTTATTGCGCTCAAGGAGCTGAGCATTCGTGGTGACTTCAGAACCACCGTCGAGTACCTCATCAAGCTGCTCGAGACTGAGGCTTTCGAGGACAACACAATCTCCACTGGCTGGCTGGACGAGCTCATCTCCAAGCGACTTACCGCTGAGCGCCCCGACACCATGCTGGCGGTTGTGTGCGGTGCCATCACCAGAGCTCACATCACCAGTGAGGCCTTGCTGGCCGAGTACCGATCTGGACTTGAAAAGGGCCAGGTGCCTTCCAAGGAGATTATGAAGACCGTCTTCACCATCGACTTCATCTACGAGGGTTTCCGATACAAGTTCACTGCTACTCGTGCCGGTCTCGACACCTACCACCTCTTCATCAACGGCTCCAAGTGCTCTGTTGGCGTTCGTGCTCTTAGCGATGGTGgtctcctcatcctccttgaCGGCCACAGCCACAACGTCTACTGGAAGGAGGAGGTTGGTGCCACTCGTCTCTCGGTTGACAGCAAAACCTGTCTGCTGGAGCAGGAGAACGACCCCACCCAGCTCCGAACTCCCAGCCCTGGTAAGCTCGTCAAGTACTCCGTCGAGAACGGTTCCCACATCAAGGCTGGCCAGACCTTTGCCGAAGTCGAGGTCATGAAGATGTACATGCCTCTTGTTGCCCAGGAGGACGGTATCGTACAGCTGATTAAGCAGCCCGGAGCCACtctggaggctggagatATTCTTGGAATACTCGCCCTGGATGACCCTTCGCGAGTCAAGCAGGCTCAGGCATTCGTCGGACAGCTTCCCGCTTACGGCGAGCCTGTTGTCGTGGGTACCAAGCCCGCTCAGCGCTTCGTCCAGTACCACAACGTGCTGGTCAACATCCTCAATGGTTTCGACAACTCTGTCGTCATGGCCGATACTCTGAAGAAGCTCATTGAAGTGCTTCGCGACCCTGAGCTGCCCTACAGCGAGTGGAACGCCCACTTTGCGGCTCTGCATGCTCGTATGCCCCAGAAGCTAGACACCCTGTTTACTCAGATTGTCGAGCGAGGCAGAGCTCGCACTGGCGAGTTTCCTGCCAAGGCTCTCAGCAAGGCTTTCAGCAAGTTCCTCGAGGAGAATGTGGAGGCCGGTGATGCTGGTCTGCTTAGAACCACGCTGGCGCCCCTTACCGAGGTGCTTGACAACTATGCAGAGGGCCAAAAGGTTCGCGAGCTCAACGTCATCAACAACCTTCTCGAGTCCTACTGGGCGGTCGAGAACCTCTTCCAGAGCCGAGCTCAGGAGGAGAGCGTCATCCTGAACCTCCGAGACCAGAACAAGGAGAACATGGCCAAGGTCGTGCAGATTGTTCTCTCGCACAGCCGCATGAGCTCAAAGAACTCTTTGGTCATTGCCATTCTCGAGGAGTACCGCCCCAACAAGCCCAATGTCGGAAACGTCAACAAGTACCTGCGCGAGTCGCTGCGAAAGCTGACCGAGCTCTCTTCTCGAGCTACCTCCAAGGTCTCGCTCAAGGCCCGAGAGATTATGATCCAGTGCTCTCTGCCGTCCCTTGAGGAGCGTACGTCTCAGATGGAGCACATCCTGCGATCGTCTGTTGTCGATTCTCGCTACGGTGAGAGCGGCTGGGACCACCGGGAGCCTAGCCTCGAGGTGATCAAGGAGGTTGTCGATTCCAAGTACACCGTCTTCGATGTGCTGACCTCCTTCTTCGCTCACGAGGATCCTTGGGTTTCTCTGGCATCTCTCGAAGTCTACGTTCGCCGTGCTTACCGTGCCTATATGCTCCAGTCCATCGAGTACCACAATGATGAATCTGATAACCCTCTCTACGTGTCTTGGGACTTCCAGCTGCGCAAGATTGGCAACAACGAGTTTGGTGTTCCCGTTCAGTCTGCTGCTCCTTCTACTCCCGGCACCCCTAGCGGCCTGGAGCTCAATCGCATTCATTCCATTAGCGACATGTCATACCTCACCAGCAAGGTGAACAGTGGGCCGTCCCGCAAGGGTGTCATGGTCCCTGTCAAGTACATTGACGACGCCGAGGAGATGCTCCAGAAGGCCTTGGAGACGCTGAACTTTTACaacaagcagaagaagcagaacaGCCAGTCTAATCTTCTCGCTGACTTGAGTGGCAAGCGAAAgccctttgctgctcttAGGAAGGAGTTCCAGAGCCGCAACAACGGCGACGAGCTGTCTGCCGTCATCAACGTTGCTGTTCGAGATACTGAGAGCACGGATGACGAAGACATCCTCTCGCGCATTGTTCCCATTGTCCAGGGTCTCAAGGCCGAACTTTTGGTCCGTGGTGTCCGTCGTCTGACCTTTATCTGCGGCCGCAGCGATGGCTCTTACCCCAGCTACTACACATTCCGAGGCCCCGActacgaggaagacgacagcATTCGTCACAGCGAACCCGCCTTGTCTTTCCAGCTCGAGCTTGCTCGTCTTGCCAACTTCCGCATCAAGCCCCAGTTCACAGGAAACGGCAACATTCACGTGTACGAGGCTATTGGCAAGACTGTCGACTCTGACAAGCGTTACTTTACTCGTGCTGTGATCCGACCTGGCCGTCTCCGTGACGAGATCCCTACTGCTGAGTATCTCATCTCTGAGGCTGACCGAGTCATCAACGACATTTTCGATGCCCTTGAGATTATCGGCAACAACAACTCTGATCTCAACCACATCTTCATGAACTTCACCCCCGTCTTCCAGCTCGACCCTGCTACCGTTGAGCAGTCTCTCCAGGGCTTCTTGGATCGCTTCGGTGCTCGTGCTTGGAGACTGCGTGTTGCCCAGGTGGAGATTCGCATTGTTTGCACGGATCCCCAGACTGGTATCCCCTACCCTCTACGTGTtaccatcaccaacacctCTGGATACGTCGTGGATGTCGATTTGTATGCCGAGCGCAAGTCTGAAAAGGACGACTGGGTCTTCCACAGCATTGGCGGAACCAAGGAGAAGGGACCTCTTCACTTGCTGTCCGTCTCCACTCCTTATGCCACCAAGAACTGGCTCCAGCCCAAGCGATACAAGGCTCACTTGATGGGTACCCAGTACGTGTACGACTTCCCCGAGTTGTTCCGCCAGGCCATCCAGAACAGCTGGGCCAAGGCTGTTAAGAGGCAGCCTGCTTTGGCGCCTCAGCAGCCCAAGGTTGGTGACTGTATTACATTCACTGAGCTTGTGCTCGATGACAAGGACAACCTGGACGAGGTCAACCGCGAGCCTGGCACCAACACCTGCGGTATGGTGGGATGGATCATCAAGGCTAAGACCCCCGAGTACCCCACTGGTCGCCGCTTCATCATTGTCGCCAACGACATCACTTACAACATTGGGTCTTTCGGCCCCAAGGAAGACAACTTCTTCTACAAGTGCACTGAGCTGGCTCGCAAACTCGGCATTCCTCGCATCTACCTGTCTGCCAACTCTGGTGCCCGCCTTGGTCTCGCAAACGAGCTGATGCCTCACTTCAAGGTTGCCTGGAACGATGCTACCAAGCACGAGGGCGGATTCCGCTACCTGTACCTCGAcgagaaggccaaggatcGCTTCAAGGACACTGTCATTACTGAAGAAGTTGTTGAGGATGGTGAAACGCGCTACAAGATTGTCACCATTGTTGGTCAGGAGGATGGCCTTGGTGTCGAGTGCTTGAGGGGATCTGGCCTTATTGCCGGTGCCACTAGCCAGGCTTACAACGACATCTTTACCATTACCTTGGTCACTTGCCGATCAGTTG GTATTGGTGCTTACCTTGTCCGTCTCGGCCAGCGTGCTGTCCAGATTGAGGGCCAGCCCATCATCCTTACTGGTGCTCCGGCTTTGAACAACCTGCTTGGTCGTGAGGTCTACACGTCTAACCTTCAGCTTGGTGGTACCCAGATCATGTACCGCAACGGTGTTTCTCACATGACTGCCAACGACGACTTCGAGGGTGTCTCCAAGATTGTGGAATGGATGGCCTTTGTTCCCGAGAAGCGCGGCAACCCCGTCCCGGTCAGCCCTAGCCTCGATGCCTGGGACCGTGATGTCACCTACTACCCTCCCCAGAAGCAGCCTTATGACGTCCGGTGGTTGATTGGCGGTAGGGAGGAGGACGACGGCTCTTTCCAGAGCGGTCTGTTCGACAAGGACTCCTTTGTTGAGGCCCTTGGCGGCTGGGCTCGCACTGTCGTTGTTGGTCGTGCTCGTCTGGGCGGTATCCCCATGGGAGTTATCGCTGTCGAGACTCGCAGTGTTGAGAACATTACCCCTGCCGATCCTGCCAACCCTGATTCAACCGAACAAATTAGCAACGAGGCCGGTGGTGTCTGGTACCCCAACTCTGCATTCAAGACTGCCCAGGCTATCAACGACTTCAACAATGGTGAGCAGCTTCCTCTCATGATCTTGGCCAACTGGCGTGGTTTCTCTGGTGGCCAGCGAGACATGTACAACGAGGTGCTCAAGTATGGTTCATTCATCGTTGATGCCTTGGTCAAGTACGAACAGCCAATCTTTGTGTACATTCCTCCCTTTGGCGAGCTCCGTGGTGGCTCATGGGTCGTTGTTGATCCTACCATTAACCCCAACGCCATGGAGATGTACGCTGACACTGAGGCTCGTGGTGGTGTCCTTGAGCCCGAGGGTATGATTGGTATCAAGTACCGCAAGGACAAGCAGCTGGAGACGATGGCTCGCCTAGATCCTGCCTACgccgagctgaagaagaagctggaggatAAGACGCTCTCCAGCGAGGATGCGGAGagcatcaagcagcagcttgtggcccgcgagaagcagcttctgcccGTCTACTCGCAGATTGCCGTCCAGTTTGCTGATCTGCACGACCGTGCCGGCCGCATGAAGGCCAAGGGAGTCATCCGTGACTCTCTCGACTGGGTCAACGCTCGCCGATACTTTTACTGGCGTCTGCGCAGACGTATCACTGAGGAGTACATCCTCAAGCGCATGAACACTAGCATCCTGCCTACTCCCCAGCCCAACACTTCCAAGGCCACTGAGGCTCGCACCCAGggcctgaagctgctggagagctggtCTGGCATTGCCGGCTGGGACAAGAAGGACCAGGAGGTTGCTGAGTGGTACGAGAAGGAGACTCAGTCTATCGCGCAAAAGGTGGAGGCGCTCAAGGCCGACAGActggctgctgagctggccgaggctgTTCGCAGCAATGAGAAGGCTGGCTGGAAGGGCATCCGGGAGCTTCTGCGTGTGATGCCTGTGGAGGAGCGCGAGGCTGTCTTTACGTATCTGAAGGAGTAA
- a CDS encoding uncharacterized protein (EggNog:ENOG41), producing the protein MLRPSLPKSASQLPTMTCLLRPIPASQSLRHRLCLFVTRRAPRYSLLQLLHRQTFPPRPRPHPQHAATLPVDASADAKPQDSFWQSAMGNAQYFASGLISHPCESTRHFSIIRHTSALIWYAGPSTSVSISVLSDEPLPATRTLWMQQKGFSGNMGMAIKAFAGTTGSWINVTPARQTAVGDTPEADERIVQRDFKRFAKKASGRHKKHMPRETHVVRIPATAADGYFRLVLCGGPEPGKKILCGSPVFRVASTSTDVSVMRGASLSTMPLEMGVKVASTIGQAVANRYIGVASTVVNSQVSSIVTNQTVKKAGTVAYQSYQATGVGDAVQESWQRQRAQLERYDSLMDNVPTIGSEAGPEAPFPVKFDGKVVPGTGRSYSELSIPSANLSGVSDQIKLRMPGVFAAWACIHIPPSNNNEKAPGDVLPTDWFEAIVTIAPSRHAPPSVAMENTITVHIIHDFHGANFVSAKVKVLLMGHLHPAAGHNTPPEVLVNQHFQDVDKTMASLRRAAWGPHDTVAMLKSVKSSRTFAEKVDDTTGKVVRQVDKIPLHRVGMRSDVGLMQDKAYGNGGLWIVR; encoded by the coding sequence ATGTTGAGACCTTCTCTGCCCAAATCAGCATCACAGCTCCCGACGATGACTTGCCTCCTCCGCCCTATCCCGGCCTCTCAGTCTCTCCGGcaccgcctctgcctcttcgtCACACGCAGAGCTCCTCGGTACTCTCTATTGcaacttcttcatcgccagacATTCCCCCCCCGTCCACGTCCACATCCGCAGCATGCCGCCACTCTGCCCGTAGACGCGAGCGCAGATGCAAAGCCGCAAGACTCCTTCTGGCAGTCCGCCATGGGCAATGCGCAATACTTTGCCTCTGGCCTCATCTCCCACCCTTGCGAATCCACGCGCcacttctccatcatccgcCACACCAGCGCCCTGATCTGGTACGCCGGCCCGTCCACCTCCGTGTCCATCTCGGTGCTCTCAGAcgagcctcttccagctACACGCACGCTGTGGATGCAGCAAAAGGGCTTCTCCGGCAACATGGGcatggccatcaaggcctttgccgGCACGACGGGCTCGTGGATCAACGTCACGCCCGCGCGCCAGACCGCCGTGGGCGACACGCCCGAGGCCGACGAGCGCATCGTCCAGCGCGACTTCAAGCGCTTCGCCAAAAAGGCCTCGGGCAGGCACAAGAAGCACATGCCGCGCGAGACGCACGTCGTCCGCATCCCGGCCACGGCCGCCGACGGCTACTTCCGCCTCGTGCTCTGCGGCGGGCCCGAGCCGGGCAAGAAGATTCTCTGCGGCAGCCCCGTGTTCCGCGTGGCCAGCACGTCGACCGACGTCAGCGTCATGAGGGGCGCCAGCCTGAGCACCATGCCGCTGGAAATGGGCGTCAAGGTCGCCAGCACCATTGGCCAGGCCGTGGCCAACAGGTACATTGGCGTGGCCAGCACCGTCGTCAACAGCCAAGTGAGCAGCATTGTCACCAACCAGACAGTCAAAAAGGCCGGCACCGTGGCCTATCAGAGCTACCAGGCCACCGGCGTGGGCGATGCCGTGCAGGAgagctggcagcggcaaaggGCCCAGCTGGAAAGGTATGATTCTCTCATGGACAATGTGCCAACCATTGGCTCCGAGGCTGGCCCCGAAGCGCCTTTTCCCGTCAAATTCGACGGCAAGGTGGTTCCTGGAACAGGGCGGTCATATTCCGAGCTGAGCATCCCATCAGCCAATCTAAGCGGTGTCTCGGACCAGATCAAACTTCGCATGCCGGGCGTGTTTGCCGCCTGGGCATGCATCCACATCCCtcccagcaacaacaatgaAAAAGCCCCAGGAGATGTTCTCCCCACAGATTGGTTCGAAGCCATCGTCACCATAGCACCATCCCGCCACGCCCCTCCCTCCGTCGCCATGGAAAACACCATCACAGTCCACATCATCCACGACTTCCACGGCGCAAACTTTGTCAgcgccaaagtcaaagtccTCCTCATGGGCCATCTCCACCCCGCCGCCGGGCACAACACACCACCAGAGGTCCTCGTCAACCAACACTTTCAAGACGTCGACAAAACAATGGCCAGTCTACGCCGTGCAGCCTGGGGGCCTCACGACACGGTGGCGATGCTGAAGAGCGTCAAGTCTAGCCGAACGTTTGCGGAAAAGGTGGACGACACGACGGGCAAGGTGGTGAGGCAGGTGGATAAGATTCCTTTGCACCGGGTGGGGATGAGGTCGGACGTGGGCTTGATGCAGGACAAGGCGTATGGGAATGGTGGATTGTGGATTGTGAGGTGA